One Cryptomeria japonica chromosome 9, Sugi_1.0, whole genome shotgun sequence genomic window carries:
- the LOC131855938 gene encoding (S)-N-methylcoclaurine 3'-hydroxylase isozyme 1-like, with product MDHFSSLLSTLVFYSVVSITVIHMLTKLRSKPSGRLPPGPRPWPLVGNILQVGKNANESFFELAKIHGPLMTLHLGWRTTVVASSPAMAREVLKTQDPSLSARTMIEAAKCLEYGENSLVWRDCVPRWRTLRRICTTQLFTVKRLEALHHLRREQMRSMMRAIYKSTSAPVDIGHAAFLTSFNLVGNMIFSKDMFDWDESEKSKEFKKALADMLFVGGKANWADYFPFLRPFDPQGIRKEMTRIFRIIFPVFDQYIDERLQSGTRSEDEDKDFLDILLESKTETGEKLTKFEITRFFYDLFTAGSETSSHTIEWAMSEIIRNPMVMEKARDELDKVVGKERRVEESDIDNLPYLHAVVKETFRLHPVAPLLIHHRALDSCEIEGYVIPKDAQVFVNVWAIGRDPNVWPEPDRFFPERFVDSDVEYKGQNFDLLPFGSGRRICPGLPLAHKIVHVIVATLLQCFDWQLPNGQNPEKLDMSAKIGINLTKVQHLVAIPTPRLPQHIYN from the exons ATGGATCATTTCTCAAGTTTATTGAGCACCCTGGTTTTTTATTCTGTAGTATCCATTACTGTTATACACATGCTCACCAAGCTCAGAAGCAAGCCATCTGGGAGGCTGCCACCAGGACCACGTCCCTGGCCGTTGGTTGGGAACATCCTCCAGGTGGGCAAGAATGCGAACGAATCCTTCTTCGAGCTTGCGAAGATCCATGGCCCCCTCATGACCCTCCACCTAGGATGGCGGACAACTGTAGTAGCCTCATCGCCCGCCATGGCCAGAGAGGTTCTCAAAACGCAGGACCCATCCCTGTCAGCACGTACAATGATTGAGGCCGCCAAGTGTCTCGAATATGGCGAAAACTCGCTGGTGTGGAGGGACTGCGTACCACGCTGGCGCACTCTCCGCCGCATCTGCACCACCCAGCTCTTCACTGTCAAGCGTCTGGAGGCACTCCACCACCTGCGGCGGGAGCAAATGAGAAGCATGATGAGGGCTATTTATAAGTCCACGTCAGCTCCTGTGGATATCGGCCATGCTGCCTTCCTTACGAGCTTCAATTTGGTGGGCAACATGATATTTTCCAAGGACATGTTCGACTGGGATGAGTCGGAAAAGTCGAAAGAGTTTAAGAAAGCGCTCGCTGACATGCTCTTTGTTGGTGGCAAGGCTAATTGGGCTGATTATTTTCCCTTCCTCAGGCCTTTCGACCCGCAGGGCATAAGGAAGGAGATGACTAGGATTTTTAGGATTATATTTCCAGTCTTCGATCAATATATCGACGAGCGCCTGCAGAGCGGGACAAGAAGCGAGGATGAAGACAAGGATTTTCTCGATATTTTGCTCGAGAGTAAGACCGAGACTGGGGAGAAGCTCACAAAGTTTGAGATCACTCGCTTCTTCTAT GACTTGTTCACAGCAGGGAGTGAAACTTCTAGTCACACAATTGAATGGGCCATGTCAGAAATCATACGAAATCCAATGGTAATGGAAAAAGCGAGGGACGAATTGGACAAGGTAGTGGGGAAAGAAAGAAGAGTAGAAGAAAGTGATATTGACAACCTCCCTTATCTTCATGCAGTTGTTAAAGAAACCTTTCGTCTACACCCTGTTGCTCCCCTTCTGATCCACCATAGAGCCCTTGACTCTTGTGAAATTGAGGGGTATGTTATACCTAAGGATGCCCAAGTGTTTGTGAATGTTTGGGCGATTGGAAGGGACCCTAATGTATGGCCAGAACCAGATAGGTTCTTTCCAGAGAGGTTTGTGGACTCAGATGTGGAATACAAAGGGCAAAATTTTGACTTGCTTCCATTTGGATCAGGGAGGAGAATATGCCCAGGGCTCCCTTTGGCTCATAAAATAGTTCATGTAATAGTGgctactctccttcaatgttttgaTTGGCAGCTTCCCAATGGACAGAATCCAGAAAAGTTAGATATGAGCGCAAAGATTGGAATCAATTTAACAAAGGTACAACATCTGGTTGCAATTCCCACACCTCGCTTACCACAACATATTTATAACTGA